The Haliaeetus albicilla chromosome 11, bHalAlb1.1, whole genome shotgun sequence sequence TGTTAGTTGATTCTGAATTCTCCAGTATCACTAAGCCAAAGTTCCTGCAAAGCAAGTACATTTGGGAATGAGAGAATGATTGTGagctaaactgaaaaaaaaatctattgaaAGCTTTATATCAGAAACTCTTACAAAATTCACTTAATTCCTTATGTGGGGATTGGAAGCCTTGCTACTTTAGTTTTAATTCTGCTATTAAGAGCTACAGAATTAGTagcaaaaaaaagccaacttcGGTTATCTGTACTGACCTGCATTCCATTGTTATTGTGGTAAAATTCTGACTGACGTCAATAGATGCTGCAAGAACAGGCTTGTATCTGTTTCTAATTGTGCATACTCTGCCTATGTCTtgaagctaattttttttttcccaaagatttttcattaactttttaaattaatactgTACTCAAGTTAAGTTCCCTCCAAACACTAATAGATGTACAAAACTTAtcttgatgaaaaaaaaaaaattctaaaatatcTGGTTCTTTAAGGCAAAAGAGAAGCCTAGGAAATTACGAGGGTTTTGGTTGTAACTTACATTGCATTTCTGATGGTAGCTCCTTTCCAAATATGGATGAAGCTATGATACACTTAGTCTCTTGCTTTAAGTTATGCAATGTGAGTGTGGATATCACAGTGGGACTACTTGTAAATACAATATGATGTCATGTTAGTAGAGCTGAGAGCTGAATCTGCTGTTAGTATTTGCTAGAAGCAAAAATTGTGAATTAAAGAGTGGTATGTTCCTTCAGCTAATTTACTATTGCCCTTAGAAGTTTTGGAGGTCAGGAGATCCTTATTTTGTTGAAAGACACTCTTAAATTAATAATCTTTAAAAGGCAAGTAATTTGAAGCTTGTTAAATAAATAACTCTTTTATCATTGATCTATCCAGTACCTTGTTTGCTGAAGTATTAAAATGCTCAGGACAGGTAGATGAATTCCTGTTTTGTTCCAAGTTGAAAATTCTTTGGAATTATAAACTGCAGAGCAAGGTATTGGCATGATCATTACAAGTAACAGACTGCTGGGCTCAAgagcattttaaagaaattagaGATGTATGCATTTAAAATTTGGTGAAAgtttgtatattttaattttgtctaGTGTggttgaaaaataattttttttgtgtgtgtgtttcaggATTTTGCTCTTAAGGAGATCCAAAACTATGGAAAGAAACCATGTAACAGCACCATGGATGTAAAGTTAACACATTGATTGGGTGTTCTCTTGAAAACCTTTTAAATGGCTTCATTTAgattttgaatatatttatCTGAGCTGTATAGCTCACCTTGTTAATAAACCAATGAAACACTTCAATAAACTTGGATTACAGGGGATGCAAATTGTTTGTATGCAAATCTGTACATATGTAGACATTGGGTTTATTAGTAAACCATTATCTTAATTGCACTGTTTTGAGTTGGTGACAGATGGCAATAACTTAgaatttaatctttcttttttttagtggtTTCAATTTCTGACTAAaagagttttaattaaaaaaaaaaaagaatatatgtattttaatttcctttcaaacaCAACATCATCTTTTTTGTAGGAAATATTGGAAATTGTTCCCAATAACATTttagaaaggaggaaggaactTCAGTGATCCTATGTATCACTGATTAACTTTATTACATGACTACTGAAGACataaaaaatacacatctttttaaaagaactatTTCACACAGGACAAGTAAAcgtttatttatttcttctttatttataaattaacaGGCATCATGTCCATATTTTTAATCTGAGATGGAACCAAACTGGTCATTCACTTGGTGATAATACATGTTTATCATCTTGTTTCCTGCACAAAATTGGTTAGTCTCCTCAAACCTATGTTCAGGCAGTCAGTTATCTAAGTGTATAATCAAATGCCTTATTTaaatgggattaaaaaaaagagcagataCTTTCTGAGGATGTACACTTTCACTAGAAAGTTGATCTCTTAGTCAGTAGAAAATAAAGACTAAAAATCTATCAGGTGCCCTCTTGATATAGATTCACTGTAACTTCATTAAATTTAATGACATTTATGCCAACTGAAAATGTACCCTCATAGAAATTAATTCATCTGGTAAGTACTTATTTCAGCTATTTTACATTCACCAAGTTCACTGCCATATtcctatttatttcagtgtaagTGGAGAATTCAATCCATTGGATTAAATTGTCCAAATCTTACTGAGGCAAAGCAGTGAAGTCAAGAGAATTTTACCTgcaggaattaaaaatacaggtttaacgttttttttccttctctggcaTATATACTATAACATAGTGACCTGTTCAACCTGGGATAGTGTAGATATTAACATCCAAAGTGTGGCACAGCTCAGACTTTAAATAATTATCTGGTAATGAAAGACAAATTTGGTTGTTCATGGTTACTTCTTCTTGCAGTGGTTTCTGTACCAGCCCCATGCCTTACAGGGTTCCCTGTACAACAGAGAAGAATTTCCTGACATTTACGTCTGAAATGGGCAACATTATACAAAATTGGATTGACAGCAGAGTTGGCAAAAGTGAATAATACTATCCAGAAGAAAACTGatggcaaaatatttaaatcttgtTTGTAGTTCTGgactaaaattaaaagaataattattATAATTGGGCTCCACATGATGAAGAAAGAGATCATCAACACAAAGAGGGCTCGGAATAGTTTGTAGTCTTGCTGGGAAACACGAATCTGATGATTTTCTGAGTAGGCTAAACCAGCATTTAAACTCCTTCTTGATGCTTTTGTAATCTGcagtaaaagagaagaaagtaacTTTCACTGAAAACTAGAAGAattattaatgcatttttacaaGTGTAAAAGTAAATCTTGGCACAtgatgtttctgttttgaaaagtgACTACAAGAAAGGCATTGAAGAattccatttttactttttgtcaATGGTTCCATTTCAAACGTTCTCACTTTactaacaatttttttcctctcagcgGTGAACTCACCTCAATATTAGTCAAGCTGGTTGTTCTCCTCATGGCTCTCTACCAGCCATAAATACTTTTCAGCATAAAACAGAGCCTTAATTACTCATGAAATCCCATTAACTTCAAATTATGACCTCATTTGTTCTGTCTAAATAAacccattgatttttttcacaaatgCAAACTGGAACATAGTTAACAATCCTGTTGATGTGCAAGAAGGAATACAAACCAATTCTCTTACAGCCATGCTGATATTACAAGGTAGGTATTAGAAGGAGCATAAATTTATTACAGTAACTAAATCATGTTATGTTTTAAAAGTGAATGGGATTTTACGTAAAGTTTTGTGTAAACTTCTAGTTTTTCAGTCAGTAGTCAGAATTGCTTTCTATGGACTAACCTGAAATCTTACAGATCCTTTTGTCACTATGAAAATCTGTGTCTTGTAAAAGTACTGTCTGATGTAATAAACCAGACTATGGGTAGTTTGGGAATCTAGTATTCATGGGTGTGAATCATCTGTCATTAGGTAGAATATTGAATCCCAATGGCTTGCAGAAAACTCTAAATCTCATGCTCTACATCCCTGTCTTCATTGAAGTTGGCATAGCACAAATAAGTCTGTTACTTTCACATATctgatgcaaataaaataaaattgaaagatttagaaaacaaacatttatgCTAAATAATTGAGATGCCATTTTACCTCCTGCATGGGTAAAGAacaggtattttcaaaagtcTGGATCAATTTGCTGTCTAAGTAGGAAAGTCAAAAGGTGTAAGACTCTTCCTGCCACTTTTATGTGTGACATTTCCCTTCAGCAATAACCAAAGGAAGGATAACAGTAATACTACTAATACTTAATAGCTTCCTGGTTCAGCTTAGGATGAAAATGGTTGTATATATGTTGAGTAATTTGTCattctttctgcagttttctggaTTTGTCACAGAGATAGATGGCCTAGAATAAATATTCATTAAGAACTTAGACATCTACAAAAGATTTCAACAGAATGTAGGCGTATAAATCAAAACTCATGATCCAAACATGGGCTtctcagcagctgctgagccTGAGAAGAGGACGGTCTCAGTAGCTGCTTCCCTGATTTAAAAAGGGCAGAGAATTCTGATGTTTTGGGCATGTAAAACTATTCCAGCCTGATGATCTTTTGCTGTACCCATTTGGAATCCAGAAACTAGGCTAACTCCTCCAAACAGTCCAATCCAAGAGTTGTTCTTAGAGAGCACCTAACCTGCCTTAGTAAGAATGAAggtttcagaaaataaaaaaggactAATATCCACTTCTAATGTAAAAGTAGGAAAACCAAGTTCTGTACCCTCCTCAGCCTCCGCTGTTCAAAACAGCTACAGAATGTCCTCATCAGATACCTTTGTACCTGTCCCATAGAAGTACCCTCCATTTTTCCTGCTGGAGCCGCACAGCTTAGAACTAAGAATGCAAGAATAACCAGAACTGCAGTAAATAAGACGCAACTGCATCTTAAGGAAATGCTCAACTGAAATGGGGTGGCAGTGATACATTTTGGATCCTGTTTTGGTCTGCCTAGTACAAGGAATCTAGATACCTATCGTGGGCATCTGGACCACACGCTGAGAACCAGGAACTTAGAAGTCATGCATACACGAGTAGGTAACTTTCAGAACATGAACGTCTTTACTAGTTCCAGCCTCTTACCTAAGTCTTGCCTGAGAGGGGGAACAGTGCAAAAACAAGTAACTTAATTACAAATCATGGTTTCTAATCTGTCATTTTTGCCAGGCTTCTGGGAAGtgttacataaaaataatactgagtTTCAGATTAAATTGTGAAGTGTACATTTGTAGAGtatattttttaacaaatttgAGGTTTTATATCTGTAGtgaatcatcatcatcatagaTGCTATGTTATTTGAATACATGAATGCTTTGAACTGCTTCCAGCAACACTGAGCATTGTACTCTGTATGCACTGGCATCATGGAGCATTCTCACGAAGTGAGAGTGAATCTGCTCTTGGGAATGGCTCAGGGATTAAAACATTCTCCAGCTGAGTTCCGGTTGCTTCCTGGAGAGCTGTGTGAGAGAGAAGATTCAATTATAACAGACAGGATCCTGCCATGGGCCTCATTCCTTTTTCAGTTCAGGAGAAATGGTAACGCATCTTAGAATCCATGTTATCAAGttggaaaagaaacatgagCATGGCAGCATGGGGCTGTTTTATAATCCAGGATTCCAAACACTTTTTTGGGCTTATAGCTCCCTATGTGCCATTTTGTTCTCTAAATTCACCTGTTGTAATCTGGAGTCAGCAAGGACAAGAGGAATGCCATTCCTGTCCTGGTCTCTGACCAAGGACTGTGGCATTCCTTGGCCTGCAGTTTTTTGCAGTTCCTTCCAAGGGCTCAGACTCCCCACCGAGTTACTGTACGTTCTTTGGCTACAGCAAATATGAGGTTGCAAATGGCAAGTGCCTTACTTCACTAGAAGTTTACCTAATGCATTTACCTCAAGGTTATAATGAGCTTATAGAGTGTACAGAAACTAAGAGCTGACAATTTTGACTATGATATTAAGCCTGATCAATAGGTAAGTATATGTAAAGCCCAGATTCTAGGTCCTAGGTTCGTTGAAACATCTATGTGCAGCTCTGGTACTTGCACCCACAGCATGTGGGTGCTCAGCATTTCATCAGTTAATTCCATGCTCAATAATCTGTGTATTTTGAGATTCCTTTCCAAAACCTGTCATCTTCCTTACATATAGTACGAGAAATTTAATTACCTAATACAGGAATCAAGAATCTTTTGGGTGCAGTTGCTAAAAACTAGGCCTTGCAGTACCTAGTTTGAAGATTTCTAGCGCTTTCTCActgtttttgaaagagaaagaggtGAGAAATAAGATGTTTTAAGAGGAATTTAGGTAACTAATATCATGCTTGCTAGAATATAGACTAAAACTCTGCCTGGTCTCCTGGCCTATATTTCAGCAGTTAAACAACATCCACTCAGAAAAAAAGTGGGAGCAGAGTGTTTAATTTACAGTTTTTGTTTCCAAAGTTTGAAATTGTGGAGGAGTAAGTGTAATCTAACGAGATCTGTATACtaaaaatgcatgcagaaaATCAGTAGATCTAAAAGGGGATGGATTTTTTCTAGTCCTGCCTGTCTTTGCTTTCTTACAAATCCCTTGTGACTCTGGAGTTTAGGCTCAAGGAAAGCAACACCTAGTTTTTAGTTACTTCAAATACTTGACTCTTTTAGCATTTAGGAGATTGACAGTCTTTAAATATGAACAGCATGTAAATGGAGAATTGTATTAAATACTACATGTAAATGAAGACAAACTTTGTGTTGGGCTTCTGGTAATGTGCTGTTCAAGCATGTTCTTAGTTGAAACATATAGGCTGTTATGTACAGGTTGAAGAGCCTCATTTTATATCACATACTTACCATTTACTGAGCAAATTATGTCTATACCTTTTAGATGTATTTGTATTCAGTGACAATATGTTGATACCTAGTGAGTTACtgtttactttattttttgttctacaacaaaatttaaaggaaaaacataccTGTAAGATTTTGGAATAACTGATGACGATGACTAATCCTGgtattagaaagaaaacagtggcAAAGGTCACATCCCAAACTATTTCTCCTGCAATGCTGGGCCAAAGCAAAGTGCAAATCTGAATCTCCTGTTTacaaataaagaagaaaattaacattgTACCGTTATTTTTACTACAAAGTTGTCCTTATGTCCCTCTATGCCTACGGAGAAAATGGCTGCAGACTAAACCGAGCCTGTGAAACTTTCTACTCAAACAGAGCAGATGTTCAATTAATGTATTACTGCATGGTTTTAAAAGCCCATACAATTACAAATCGATGTGTTGCCCACAATCTAAACATTGCCATAAATTTCACATCAAATGCTAACGACAACTTTAAAATTGAAACTTACAGACCTTAAACTTAATCATGTATTTGAGTGCCGTGTTGGGTGTACTTTTGTACTCATTTCAAAATACTAGGCAGAAAAATCAGTGCACGGCCATTCCGTACAGAGGCTGCCGCATGCGCTGGGCAGCTGTCCCAGGACGCTGATCCCTCGGTAAGGTGGAAGCGTGCTGAAGAGGGGATTTCCGAGCCGCACTGGGGAACGCAAAAAAATCCCAGCGGACGCCCATTTCATCCCTAAAGGGAGGGCCCGCCGGCGGAGCGGGACGCGAGGGGACGGCGGCGCTGCCGACGGCGGCAGCGGGCGCGGGTCTCCCGGGCTGCCCT is a genomic window containing:
- the FFAR4 gene encoding free fatty acid receptor 4, producing the protein MPGSGGAPGGNRTYFPFFSDFRGRNVTALRIGESSALASIFLLALAGNVWGICLLVRRRHRLCAANCLVLNLFCADLLFITAIPFIAAVRWTESWVLGDVVCHMLFYVVSLSGTVVILSLSAVSLERVVSIARLRRAAFRRRKALAAALLLIWGFAALATLPLCCFFTVVRLPAAAGEEIQICTLLWPSIAGEIVWDVTFATVFFLIPGLVIVISYSKILQITKASRRSLNAGLAYSENHQIRVSQQDYKLFRALFVLMISFFIMWSPIIIIILLILVQNYKQDLNILPSVFFWIVLFTFANSAVNPILYNVAHFRRKCQEILLCCTGNPVRHGAGTETTARRSNHEQPNLSFITR